From the Macrobrachium rosenbergii isolate ZJJX-2024 chromosome 50, ASM4041242v1, whole genome shotgun sequence genome, the window TTATTAGGTGGTGGAACAAACTTGTCCAAGTGGATGACCTTTAGTACTTAGCGGACTACTCAGCTAAGTAAGCTAGAGTTTTCAGACAGTGAAACAAATGCATAGCTAAACCAAGCAGAGGCCAAGGACATTAACTAAGATTACTgaaattctttaatttctcttttaaatcccCTTCAAACATCCTGTACAAAATGGGGTCAAGAGTGTATAGACTTTGGCTTaaattaacgtaatttttatttagcatCTTTATTAATGTGGATTCTAAGAGATTTCTAAAAACaatattcttacttttttaaGGCAGACCCTAAGAGATTTCTGAAAACAGTCTTCTTACTTTATTAATGCAAACTCTAAGAGATTTCTGGAAACAATATTCTGACATCTTGATATTATACCATTGTGGGACCAAtcaattttatgtgattttttcactttattacaCAAGATAGGCCAGTTCTAAATGAATATGACGCTGATTTACTCTGACATTTAACTCCTTACTTGTCTGGCCCAAATAATATTAATCAGGCTGTACGTgtgattttataaacaatgttgctACTCTGGTGAGGAAAATTTCTTATAAGCCTGTTATTTATACAGTAGTCTTATTATATGAAAAGATTAtgtgaaactgaatattttcaccATCAATTTGATAGACTCCAAGCTGATGAAATAAGGCAGTCAACAGGTGTTCTTAAGTAATTCTGGCTTCTGGtcacttttaatataaaatgacttCATAGCATTATTGTAGCAATCATACGATATATGAGCTTGATAACACAAGTCTTTTTATATGCGAAATTTTATAATCCAGAAATTCACCTTTAgagtaaaggcaaaagatcttgaACTGTTCCAATTTCCTCATGGCCAGATATGCTCAACTGGTATAAAATGGatatttacatctttttttttatgacccgTGTAAATGTTATGTAAGTCATGAATGCTTTATCATTGATTTCATGATCACTATGCAGCAATGGAATTTTACGCACAATTTAACCATTGTATTtgctatgtattatatatgtataacacataTAAGTTTTACCCACTTTGTTCTCATTGATTTTGGTCAGTTTTTCAGTAACAGCCTAAttagatataaaagataaaaacacaatGCTGTATTCATGTCATACCTCATACTtagcagctgcgttacacaagtGAGGTGCCTTGGTCACTGATGCAACTCTCTCGCCACTCTCCCAGTGAAGAATGAGCCGTACAGTGGGATAGTGGCCCCACATCTCTCCTAACTCTCCAACTAAGTCAACAGAATGACCATCACCTCTGATTGTTAGGTAGTTAGTGATGATgacctttataaataaaattcaatattattagaatattaCTCTTAAAACTtggagaattttgaaattcaaatacAATAATTCCTAAAACCAGTATCtaaaaatactgtttattattattaagatgaagcagaagcagacatccacaccagagagcACCATTCTAGTGGAGGAAGGACAAATGAACTAAAAGAAAGTTGCactaattttatcactgttataaatacatgaggaCTTACGTACAatactttcatgcggcatttgctgacactttcattacatgtttctcaaaagcaagatatgagtcaaaagttacacctagaatagttaatgcttcagactcatttagcagagtcccatccGCCTGAacgggaggatggggtggaaaaccTGTATGgtatctgctaatcaacagtgctTTTGTTTTGCATAATTAAATAATCTTGCCCTTATCTATGATTTTAGATCAAATAAGTTGGAAGATTATGTCATGTGAATATCATAATGAAGAGTGAATGGGGGATGTGAGTGGTAAGTGATAATTTGACTTGCCTAGAATCCTTTTCAGCAGAAAATACCATTTACTCCACTGTTATGGCAAGCACTAAGGAGTATGTCTCCATAAACTACTGTTATACTGTATCTCATTAATGTATTAAGAATCTGTAAGTGTCATTGATCATCTCCAAGATTCTGCCATTAAAATGGCATCGACATCCAATCTAAGCTTAAAGTTTGATGATAATAAAGCTCTTACCTCATGAGCACTTATTTCAACTTGATAtactttgtcatttttcttttctcacatGCTCTAATAATTACGTACTCTCCTGAGCCAATAAGAGATTGTACATCTTGTGATGTGCTTCTTAGTTTTTTGTGGGTAAGAAAAGCCTAGTTGTGCTTTTTCTAGAGTTACTGGTTCTCTTAAGTACAACTGTAAGGATGAATACCATCAATGCCTCAAGGATTTCAAGTGATGGAATGGTGTAATGCACTGTAGTACTGTATCACTAACATTGTGCAGTTTGGATCTTCACAAAGCCAAGGTTAAAAGATACTCACACAGATTTCAAGCCTTTTGTGTAACTGTCtaataatgcataaaatatttaCACTAACCATCAAATACTGTACTCTTGAATTCAAAACACCCACAGTGCATCAAGCAGTCTTTTGTTAAACTCAGGGTTCTTGCTTTAGTAATAACTAGTTCAACTTACGATAAAGATTCTTCATCTTcctacataacaaaaaaaatcaccAGATCTAACATCATTTCCAtaagattgaaaaaataaatgcttttaacAAAAGCCACACTACTTACAGCCATATTGTGATTATTCACCAACTCTTGGAGTTCTTGGGTAGTGAAACTTTTTAGTCCCACCAGCTCACTTTCATAATCATCATAAAGGAAAGGATATGCAATGGAATCAATGACAAGAAGCTTGATCCTTTGACATTCCTTTTGGAGAGCACAGACTCTTCTCACTGCAGCAAGTACTTCTAGGCAGTTGTAGCACCTGGAAATATGCTTAATTAAAGACCTCTAATGCAAACTACACAAGCACTCCATTTCCACATGAATAGTTATGGTActactttcaataaatttgtatTCTTGATTTGCTGTATCTGGAAAATCTTTTACTCTTTACTCTAAAAAAACCTAGCCACAGAATTCAACCACAAACTTGCATAGGTCATGAATAAAACCAGATTTAAGCATTAAACAAGCTCACGATTTTAAGTACTTGTAATGACAAGGGAAGAAAAGCAATTAGTGACATTACTGACTAATTTACTTTGTTCAATTGGCATTACTCATCTGAGGTCATCAACACCAGTAAGAAGTATTTATGAAGAGTCTGAGTAGACATTAATAAACATACAGCAAGCCTCATGTAACTACACATCTCATATCTGCACTACAACCATGAATGCAATTTCTTCTGTGTGAACAGGTATATTCAGTGAATACATGACCTCAACAAATGGCAAAAGTGGAAATTTAAGTATAAACTGTGTGGACAGATGTGTGGGACAAATTTTGAACAATCTGGAtggaagtgaaaaaataattctgcTCAGCCAGGCAAAGTAGCTGAGCATTATACACATGCTGACTTGATGAGAATTTTGTGTGCTTACTGGTTTATTTGCACAACGAAGTACCCTTGGTACATTGGTTTGCTTCCTGCATTGTGGTACTCTATGATATAATCTCTCATATGATTGAAACTTTTGCTTTCATTGCTGTCCTTATGGTTTGCTGGGGTTATGTAATGGAATGCTGTTTTGAACTGTAATTTTAAACTGCTTATTCTCTTTTCTGTAATAAAGGTACAATCCACGTACGTTACTTCATTTTGAAATGTGCAGAAAGTGgacctgacaagagagagagaagacagaattCATCTTTCATCTAACCATCAAGAAATTAACAGCTTTTAGCATGGTTGTTGTGTTTGCAAGGGTTGAACCCTACACAGTATATAACAGAGCAGCACATGACAACTAACAATACCTGTAATAGTGTATGCCCCTAAGAAGAGATTCAACTGTAGGCTCCAAGTTTACATCTAAACTAGTGGTCATAGTTTTTACACGCTGAACTGCATGCACAgcaatatctgaaagaatacaaaattaatttcaatcatttacaaaaatttattttcttataattgcaGGGTTTGAAATAACCTTTTACAACTTAGATGATAACAGAATTTACGTTCACtttatttcacttgtttatagttactgtaactgtaaatgtgagtaattttcaataaataaccaTTATTTTGTCTCAGTAATCAGTGATACATAATAACTTAAACAAATAGccacaaaataatttatatcatGCACCTTTCAATCTCACAGCTGAGAATTTTCCTTCTGTATCTATGAAGACAGATTCTCCTCCCAGGCCACCCAGTGTAGGTGGGAACTGAACTGATATGCAGGCTTGCaagctgcaatatatatataatacatctaataagttttattttttatttatttatatgcataagaAATTGTAAGGTTAGggcaagataaaaaataaacttctagTACACCAGCAGACTAGAACAGTTATGACAtacaaaatttaagtttttaatgCATAATTTTAAAGTCTGGTAACATACAAACAACCTTGATAAAGAATTTGTGATCAAATTCAAGCAAAACAATCATCATAATTTaccatattaaatttcatttcatacatttcCTAAGTTAGGTTTTAGGGTGCATAAACCAAGATATAAACTTtcctatatttcaatttattttgtatgtgtacTAAAATAAAACACTCTCCTATAAAGAACCATGCTACTATGACTTTAACGATAATAAAATTGCGATATGTGTTGTACTAACCTCGAGTGTTCTTGTAGAAGTCAGATTTTAAGTGTGAAGCatttttaatacaaacccatcAGTTTACATATGCCTCAGCCTGCTATCAGCAGTTCcccatacaaatatacatacattcattcatacatacatacatacatacacacacacaaaagcaaagtTTGGATGATACTAGTATGTATAATGAGGTTGTGAATGAGCCCAATAAATACTAAAGTGTCTTAAATACATGATAAAAATGCCTCAGTCAAATATCAGAACATATTATCCTAAGAGGTAATACTAGTAGTGTTAACTAACAAAAACTTACCATAACTGTGTTTTTCCAATGCCTGGGCTTCCTGCCAACTCTGTAATAGAGCCAATGGCAAAACCTCCACCAAGGATGTTATCTAACCCTCTGCAGAAGGTGCTAATGTGTGGCGAGTTGTTTTCTTCCTGAGAAAAGttacattgtttattttattctgcaTATTCCATGATAAAACATTAATCCTATACGTAGAAGCAAAGaagcaaatacaggcagtccccgcttaccggcAGCATTGGTTAATGGCATTTCGGTGTTACGGCGCTT encodes:
- the LOC136832571 gene encoding DNA repair protein RAD51 homolog 3-like isoform X1, with protein sequence MHLKQSKSNGFVLEKPVLVLRNCIFCNIVCPTFYVNENNVQAVPGLQWACLMMFRVYDALQILSELFPRLQRMFWVYDTNDADPTEEIWLQNGRMEENNSPHISTFCRGLDNILGGGFAIGSITELAGSPGIGKTQLCLQACISVQFPPTLGGLGGESVFIDTEGKFSAVRLKDIAVHAVQRVKTMTTSLDVNLEPTVESLLRGIHYYRCYNCLEVLAAVRRVCALQKECQRIKLLVIDSIAYPFLYDDYESELVGLKSFTTQELQELVNNHNMAVIITNYLTIRGDGHSVDLVGELGEMWGHYPTVRLILHWESGERVASVTKAPHLCNAAAKYEVRVAGIEDIESIAVCNSFGIKKEGLKRQPLLHSGY
- the LOC136832571 gene encoding DNA repair protein RAD51 homolog 3-like isoform X2 encodes the protein MDAEKLADVNNPDGSEDDPLSSLPLPSSVISKLKDEGFIHVTDVKGLRPTELHAITGINLKDCLAVVRAVRKDTDVQTVNATPLVVQEENNSPHISTFCRGLDNILGGGFAIGSITELAGSPGIGKTQLCLQACISVQFPPTLGGLGGESVFIDTEGKFSAVRLKDIAVHAVQRVKTMTTSLDVNLEPTVESLLRGIHYYRCYNCLEVLAAVRRVCALQKECQRIKLLVIDSIAYPFLYDDYESELVGLKSFTTQELQELVNNHNMAVIITNYLTIRGDGHSVDLVGELGEMWGHYPTVRLILHWESGERVASVTKAPHLCNAAAKYEVRVAGIEDIESIAVCNSFGIKKEGLKRQPLLHSGY